The following proteins come from a genomic window of Balearica regulorum gibbericeps isolate bBalReg1 chromosome 19, bBalReg1.pri, whole genome shotgun sequence:
- the GEMIN4 gene encoding gem-associated protein 4 has protein sequence MEPGPWEVCEETAILHGGFLLAARLTHPRPLRELRKTDWPRVGPPITDALGEIGARCPSPLQHSLWKKEAVAIVWAKVLLPGPPAASLDQGWKEDGFFSVGMMIPDVNRTVLFELVKALGAPRLFVQLLLALPQDVHRSELEHLVEYVASETSSSDIAFFLDVWWEVMKHKEGEEDATVSTFSTLICQHGCEPSLDDGLQPPKRFKGDPGALNDPPAATSPLMVLIEGLKQTYQSIALPRLRCYALANLVELLTVFTELEPEGSPLPVAEYLDKVSSVVSLWTSDTESQFHHRGLDEKVKEAERSMNLLPVAKLSREELFVGLDFLCSLLRAWGEELQGTLNSSEELCYESYRLLDALTTFGKNLVCFSETRDLGEDETRVVLELTQITNNFLKEISVSLKSKDLDTSLVSSVAMTIIEQKLDRHMEMCSIFVSEKTWAFSKDWVGCLVKSKALFQKPELVLKLLETLVNFATSHQDTEAQELQMQVTKAIMECYTELLLTDKNKVISGVLASWGGPGLSLNLQVVMEGFQEDLNVTFNQITKSVSDEGLTRAVASVARLTLLYPEATVKQVCNLAVFNLGAHQFLAQILCSFPALSFLETRDDPDRPRSLVVRCLEEAVWGRLSTVREEEQFLEFLAFLIQPSSAAPLVSPAEVSKAFVLPYLKSDSAQIELSLQILSKVLGVQACSEEHWIKSCHPFPLLLSLCKLLDGYTKYWHQPRDQLFPSLETKDLLLKVLCQLCEVVRPETAPSPELWVQSLAWLHRKVASLDWTIGLRLKKLYGDHFKNEVPATLFEICTLPEDEWTSWPLPAYGPGSGLLAWMECCCVSAALRETMLTLLTVNVDNPEEVNLFSKGFLVALIQVLPWCSHSEWKRLVHVVENLLQRQILYVPYTLEYVQYMPLLNLRPFACYLQFSVLFLRGFQLLCSSSCSTWLPAEAWFHVVQLYCSSLTDLLDSVKSVAGPPSHPTEDRTSTQEVSFICIQMFCHLLHVAAMLPDKGCGEPLVVAALEILSQYETFSSADTSPSSRLRRANEKHFLESIVDNVSDKELRGILLQKLSKLGACSAGEPA, from the exons atggaGCCCG GGCCCTGGGAGGTGTGCGAGGAGACGGCCATCCTGCACGGCGGGTTCCTGCTGGCCGCCCGGCTGACCCACCCGCGGCCGCTGCGGGAGCTGCGCAAAACCGACTGGCCACGCGTGGGACCCCCCATCACCGACGCCCTGGGGGAGATCGGGGCCCGCTGCCCTTCGCCgctgcagcacagcctctggaagaaggaggctgtggccatCGTCTGGGCTAAGGTCCTGCTGCCGGGCCCCCCGGCCGCCTCGCTGGACCAGGGATGGAAGGAGGACGGGTTTTTCTCCGTGGGCATGATGATCCCCGACGTAAACCGCACCGTCCTCTTCGAGCTGGTCAAGGCCCTCGGTGCGCCCCGGCTCTTcgtgcagctgctgctggcgcTGCCCCAGGATGTGCACCGGAGCGAGCTGGAGCACTTGGTGGAGTACGTCGCCAGCGAGACGTCCTCGTCGGACATCGCGTTCTTCTTGGACGTGTGGTGGGAGGTGATGAAACacaaggagggagaggaagacgCAACGGTGTCTACGTTCAGCACTCTCATATGTCAGCATGGGTGCGAGCCCTCTCTGGATGACGGTCTCCAGCCCCCAAAGAGGTTCAAGGGTGACCCAGGCGCTCTGAACGACCCCCCTGCAGCCACCAGCCCGCTCATGGTCCTGATAGAGGGGTTAAAGCAAACCTACCAGAGCATTGCCCTGCCCCGCCTGAGGTGCTACGCCTTGGCCAACCTGGTGGAGCTGCTGACCGTGTTCACCGAGCTAGAGCCAGagggcagccccctccctgtcGCAGAGTACCTGGACAAGGTCAGCTCTGTGGTCAGCCTCTGGACCAGCGACACTGAAAGTCAGTTCCACCACAGGGGGCTGGACGAGAAGGTgaaggaagcagagagaagcatGAACCTCTTGCCCGTGGCCAAACTCTCTCGTGAGGAGCTCTTTGTTGGTTTGGACTTTCTCTGCAGCTTGTTGCGTgcctggggagaggagctgcagggcacCCTGAACAGCTCTGAGGAGCTCTGCTATGAGAGCTACCGGCTCCTGGATGCTCTTACCACTTTTGGGAAGAACTTGGTTTGCTTCTCAGAGACTAGAGACCTGGGTGAGGATGAGACGCGTGTAGTGTTAGAGCTGACACAGATCACCAACAACTTCCTCAAGGAGATCAGCGTCAGCCTGAAGAGCAAGGATTTGGACACCAGCCTTGTGTCTTCAGTTGCTATGACAATCATTGAGCAAAAGCTGGACCGACACATGGAGATGTGCTCCATTTTCGTTTCTGAAAAGACCTGGGCCTTTTCCAAGGACTGGGTTGGCTGCCTTGTGAAAAGTAAAGCTCTCTTCCAGAAACCAGAGCTAGTTTTGAAATTATTGGAGACGCTGGTGAACTTTGCCACATCCCACCAAGACACGGAGGCCCAAGAGCTGCAGATGCAAGTGACCAAAGCCATCATGGAGTGTTACACCGAGCTTTTGTTGACTGACAAAAACAAAGTGATCTCGGGCGTCCTGGCTTCCTGGGGCGGACCAGGTCTGTCCCTGAACTTGCAGGTTGTCATGGAaggcttccaggaggatctgaATGTGACTTTCAACCAGATCACAAAGAGTGTGTCTGATGAAGGCCTGACCAGGGCTGTGGCTTCTGTAGCCAGGCTCACGCTGCTGTACCCCGAGGCCACGGTGAAGCAGGTTTGTAATCTTGCTGTATTCAACCTAGGAGCGCACCAGTTCCTCGCGCAAATCCTGTGCTCCTTCCCAGCGCTGAGCTTCCTGGAGACCCGTGATGATCCAGACAGGCCACGCAGCCTGGTGGTGAGGTGTCTGGAGGAGGCAGTGTGGGGGAGGCTTTCCACTgtgagggaagaggagcagtTCCTTGAGTTCCTGGCCTTCCTCATACAGCCAAGCTCAGCTGCCCCGCTTGTGTCACCTGCAGAGGTGAGCAAAGCCTTTGTCCTTCCCTATTTGAAGTCAGACTCTGCTCAAATTGAGCTGAGCCTGCAGATCCTCAGTAAGGTTTTGGGGGTACAGGCCTGTTCAGAAGAGCACTGGATCAAGTCCTGTCACCCGTTCCCGCTTCTCCTCAGCCTCTGCAAGCTTCTAGATGGCTACACAAAGTACTGGCATCAGCCTAGGGACCAGCTCTTCCCTTCGCTGGAGACCAAAGACCTGTTGCTGAAAgtcctctgccagctctgtgaGGTGGTAAGACCAGAAACTGCCCCCTCCCCCGAGCTGTGGGTCCAGTCGCTGGCCTGGCTTCACAGGAAGGTGGCATCACTGGACTGGACCATTGGTCTTCGGCTGAAGAAGCTTTATGGAGACCACTTCAAGAACGAGGTCCCGGCGACGCTGTTTGAGATCTGCACGCTTCCTGAGGACGAGTGGACGTCCTGGCCTTTGCCAGCCTATGGACCGGGCAGCGGGCTCCTGGCATGGATGGAGTGCTGCTGCGTGTCCGCGGCGCTCAGGGAGACGATGCTGACGCTCCTCACGGTCAACGTGGACAACCCTGAAGAAGTGAATCTCTTCAGCAAAGGGTTCCTGGTGGCCCTCATACAGGTCCTCCCTTGGTGCAGCCACAGTGAATGGAAGAGGCTCGTGCACGTGGTCGAAAACCTGCTGCAGAGGCAAATCCTGTACGTGCCGTACACGCTGGAGTACGTGCAGTACATGCCCCTGCTCAACCTCCGGCCGTTTGCCTGCTACCTCCAGTTCTCCGTGCTCTTCCTGCGgggcttccagctcctctgcagctccagctgttCCACCTGGTTGCCGGCAGAGGCTTGGTTCCACGTGGTCCAGCTGTACTGCAGTAGCCTCACAGACCTGCTGGACTCCGTCAAGAGCGTCGCAGGGCCCCCCTCGCACCCCACCGAGGACAGGACCTCCACGCAGGAGGTGTCCTTCATCTGCATTCAGATGTTCTGCCATCTGCTGCACGTCGCCGCCATGCTGCCGGACAAGGGGTGCGGCGAGCCGCTGGTGGTGGCGGCGTTGGAGATCCTCTCGCAGTACGAGACGTTCAGCAGCGCCGATACGTCCCCTAGCAGCAGACTGCGGAGAGCCAACGAGAAGCACTTCCTGGAGTCCATCGTGGACAACGTCAGTGACAAGGAGCTGCGTGGCATCCTCCTGCAGAAGCTCAGCAAGCTGGGAGCCTGCTCGGCCGGGGAGCCGGCTTGA